In Microbacterium terrisoli, the genomic stretch CGGCGGCGGGCGAGCCGATGCCGAAGACCGCGACATCCATGCGTCGTTGGATGTTCAGGATCCGCTGCGTGCTGTGCTCCTTCCACATCGCCGACTTCGTCGCCGCCTCGTCGAAGAACGCGGGCACGGGGAACTGCTGGCTCACTCCGCCGAACGCATCGGCGAATCTGCGCAGGATCTCGCTGGCGTACACGATGCCGGTCGTGTGGTCGTTGCCGGCGCCGTTCATCTGCACGAAGACGACGTCGTGCAGCCGGTGCGGCACCAGGTGCCTGCTGACCGCGGTCAGCGTGGACCCCCATGCGATGCCGACGGTCATGCCCGAATCGATGAAGTCGTTCAGCAGTCGTGCCGCAGACATGCACACGCGCTCAAGACGATCGACATCGCTGGTCTGGTCCGTGAGCGGGATGATGTGCGCAGTGATGCCGTACCGGTCCTGGATCTGCTGCTGCACGTGGCTGGATGTGTCCAGCGGCGAGTGGATCGTGATCTCCACCAGCCCCGTCTCACGCGCGTACGACAGCAGTCGCGACACCGTCGAGCGCGACGTGTGCATCTCGCGCGCGATGGTGTCCATCGTCAGGTCCTGCACGAAATAGAAGTGGACGGCGCGCAACGCGTCTCGGACCTTCTTGGGCAGGTTTTCTCCCATGACGTCGAAGTCCTTCCTGCACGTCCGTGCAGACCGCTTGACGATTATTTTCCGATGTTCGCACAATAGCTCTGAACGCGCGGCGCAGGAAGCAGGCTTTCGAGCACGTGCGCACACGCGACGAGTGAACAGCGAGCGGAGCGATGATGGTGATGGATGCCGCGACCAGGACACGATCGAACGTGTCGGAGGTGAAAGACGCCGCCCACCCCACAGTGCTGATCATCGGCGGCGGAATCAACGGGGTCGGCACCTTCCGCGAGCTTGCGCTGCAGGGAGTGGATGTCACGCTGGTCGAGCGGGGAGACTACGCGTCGGGCGCTTCCAGCGCCTCTTCCCACATGATCCACGGCGGCATCCGCTACCTCGAAAACGGTGAGTTCCGGCTCGTGCGCGAGGCGGTGCACGAGCGCAACG encodes the following:
- a CDS encoding sugar-binding transcriptional regulator, which gives rise to MGENLPKKVRDALRAVHFYFVQDLTMDTIAREMHTSRSTVSRLLSYARETGLVEITIHSPLDTSSHVQQQIQDRYGITAHIIPLTDQTSDVDRLERVCMSAARLLNDFIDSGMTVGIAWGSTLTAVSRHLVPHRLHDVVFVQMNGAGNDHTTGIVYASEILRRFADAFGGVSQQFPVPAFFDEAATKSAMWKEHSTQRILNIQRRMDVAVFGIGSPAAVVPGHVYVGGYLTRADHASLSAEGAVGDVATIFYREDGTYRDIPINARATGPDFAMLRRVPRRIGIVAGLSRLSSLHGALAAGLITDLVIDEGTAHALIRGA